TCTCTTGCAGACACGCAGGTGCGTGTAATCCACCAGCAGCTGCACTAGTCTTGCACATTTCCGCCTCCGGGATGAGTGTCTGGGACAGGAGGGTAGGAAAGAAGAGTCCTTTGGTGTAGGCATCGGTACAGGTACTATGCCTTGGCACCCAGAAAAGAGGGTTCTTAGAAGTGGGGGTGATTTGTGGTCATCTGACCCAGGAAGTCAAAGTGAGGACCCAAAGTGGTCACACTCATCCTGGTTCACTCATCCTCTCTGgggtcactctttttttttttttttaatttatttatttattttgtgtaagtacattgtagctgtcttcagacacccatatgagggcatcagatctcattatggatggttgtgagccaccatgtggttgctgggatttgaactcatgacctctggaagagcagtcagtgctcttaaccactgagccatctcaccagcccctgggGTCACTCTTCTTGACAACTTTGATCTCCTTTGACATGTCCACGGCCTTCTCGATTTGGCACCATCCCATGAGTCATTGCGTATCTACAGCCTGGCAGTAGAGGGGTGCTTACGATAGTCTCAGCCTAAATAGGAAGAGTGTGTCTCTTTGAAACGGACACTAAAGCCTATTAGAAGTAGGTCGAGGGCTGCCCTAGCTTTCTGTCCTCACTGGATTCCTCTCCTCACCTTAAATGTCCATCCTCATATCTCTCCAGATTCTGGCAGTGGTGGACAGAGCGCTGGCCAGCACTGGGCGAAGCTGCGATCGGAAAGTGGCTACTTCTCTCTGGAGCGACAGCGCTCAGGGCAAACCCAGGCTTCCTCCGGGATACCACCGGGCGGACCTCGGAGCACCACTCAGGCTTCTTCTGTTCAAAGAGATGTTTTCCAGGCTGCGTCTGCACAAGAAGCTCCCCAAACCTCCTCTCTGCCACGAAACACCCAAAGGGACACCCAGTGGAGCACCCCTAGAACTTCCTCTCCTTCCAGAGTATCCCAGCGGGACACTCCTAGAATCATGACCACCCAGCGAAAGAATACTCCACTTTCCTCTCCCCTCAGAACCACTCCTGAGACCCTGAAGACCTCTGCACCAGAAGATGGCCCCCATGCTACATCACCTCCATGCGCCCAAGACTCCTCTCTCAATAGAACCACCCAGCGGGATAGCTCTAGAACTTCCTGTGCCCAGAGGGACAATCCCAGGACCTCTTCTCCCAACAGAACCACCCAGCGGGATAACCCCAGGACTTCTTGTTCCCAGAGGGACAATCCcaggacctcctctcccaacaGAACCACCCAGCGGGATAACCCCAGGACTTCTTGTGCCCAGAGGGACAATCCCAGGACCTCTTCTCCCAACAGAACCACCCAGCGGGATAACCCCAGGACTTCTTGTGCCCAGAGGGACAATCCcaggacctcctctcccaacaGAACCACCCAGCGGGATAACCCCAGGACTTCTTGTGCCCAGAGGGACAATCCCAGGACCTCTTCTCCCAACAGAACCACCCAGCGGGATAACCCCAGAACTTCTTGTGCCCAGAAGGACAATCCCAGGACCTCTTCTCCCAACAGAACCACCCAGCGGGACAACCCCAGAACTTCTTATTCCCAGAGGGACAATCCcaggacctcctctcccaacaGAACCACCCAGCGGGACAACCCCAGAACTTCCTGTGTATCACAGAATACCCCCAGAACCCCTTCTACCCAAGTAGACAAGACTACAgcttcctgcagcagatgggaacaccTCCGAAGCGCCTGCACCCAACGAGACAACCCCAGGACCATCTCTCAAGGCTGCACCCAAAAGAACAACCCAAGACCATCCTCTCCCCGCCGTGCCACTCAGGGGAGTAGTTCCAGAAACCCTTCTCCCCACCGTACCAACAAAGATATCCCTTGGGCTTCCTTTCCCCTTCGGCCAACACAGAGTGACAGTCCCCGAACCTCATCTCCATCACGCTCCAAACAAAACCAGGTGCCTTGGGCATCCATTTCTCTCCGGCCAACCCAAGGGGACAAGCCTCAGACCTCACCTCCAACCAAGCTAGCTCATAATGACTCTCCCCAGCAGTATTCGGCATCCCTGGCCatctctgccccctcctctcaTAACCCTGGCCATCCCAGTGCCTCTAGGACTTCAGCGCCTCTTCACCCAGCACCACGAGGGACTCCCCAGACCTCTTTGGAGTCCTCTCAGCCACCATGTGCTGTGTGTATTGGGCACCGGGACGCACCTCGCGCCTCTTCCCCACCTCGCTATTTTCAGTATgacccttttccctttttcccagATTCCCGCTCGTCTGAGAGCGAATCGCCCCATCATGAACCCCCCTACATGCCGCCTGTAGTGTGTATTGGGCACCGTGATGCCCCCCGGGCCACTTCACCACCTCGTCACACCCAGTTTgatccctttcccttcctcccggACACATCAGATGCCGAGAATGAGTCCCCCCAGCACGATCCCCCTCAGTTTCCCCCGCCGGTATGCATCGGGTACCGCGATGCTCCACGGGCCTCTTCCCCACCACGCCAGTTCCCAGAGCCCTCCTTCTTCCAAGATCTCCCCAGGGCCAGCACAGAGAGCCTTGTCCCTTCCACAGACTCTCTGCATGAGCCGCCCCACATTCCCACTCCTGTGTGTATCGGGCACAGAGAcgctccctccttctcttccccaccACGGCAGGCCCCTGAGCCTTCCCTCTTTTTCCAGGATCCTCCTGGGACCAGTATGGAGAGTCTTGCCCCTTCCATTGAGTCTCTGCATGGCTCCCCACTGCTGAACCCCCAAGTATGCATCGGCCATCGGGATGCACCCAGAGCCTCCTCTCCTCCCCGACACCCACCTAGTGACGTAGGTCTCCTGGCACCCTCACCTCCACCAGGTAGCTCAGGCTCCCGGGGCTCAGCACCCCCAGGGGAGACCAGACACAACTTGGAGAGGGAGGAGTACACCATGCTGGCTGACCTGCCCCCACCCAGGAGGCTGGCTCAGAGGGGGCCAGAGCCCCAGGCCCAGGGCAGCAACGAGGGCCGTACCCGCAGCCCTGGCCGAGCAGAGGTGGAGCGCCTCTTCGGGCAAGAGCGCAGGTGAGCCAGGGCAGGGGCAGCCAGGTGGGCTGGGGAAGAAAACAGTTGGAAAGTTCAAGAAGCAAGAGTTCAAGCCCTGCTGCCCACTGGCTGTATAGCCTTGGGCAAGTCTGTCTCTGTTTATAtattaggctttttttttttttttttttttttttttttcttcttcttgaggttGAAGTAACACTATGAGTAGCCAGGTAGTCAAAAACACTGGAGACTGACGGTCTAAGTTCAAATCTGGGGTCAAAGCTACCCTGTATCTTGTGATACCTGCTTAAAGCAATTTAACTTATTTAAGCCTTGGTTTTCTCATCTGTCAAATGGGGAGAGACTATTATTAGCACGTTGATTTCATTGAGGGGAAACTCCAGAAGGGTTTGATCCTGAGTGGTGcatgagggagaaaaagaaagtccaTGTTCTCTGTGCATTGTGGGAAGACAGACATGCTGTTTTACATGTCagggactggggatgtagctcagtggtggagtggttggcagcatgcacaggcccTGTGCTTGAACCACGGCTCTGAGTAGATAAAGGCCTTGGGTTTTATTcctctgggtgctggggatgggtCCCAAAATGTACACCTGCCAAGGAGCTCCCGGAATTCCAGACTTTCAAAGG
The window above is part of the Arvicanthis niloticus isolate mArvNil1 chromosome 13, mArvNil1.pat.X, whole genome shotgun sequence genome. Proteins encoded here:
- the Triobp gene encoding TRIO and F-actin-binding protein isoform X8 — encoded protein: MSMEQDTRALLPTQGTAWATASVPVARLQGPQGDSHQACSQEPHSLSSVEAPYCDLPLCPPALQDPLHTTTCVGQSVDNLGLGQEPQRVWSPTTALPAEGPATAPRNRHQDPEGIPYLEGVACSSCTSEDQDQDPNSNTSSSQDSNTPHDTSNSSSVDWDTVERPGEVPNGNTVTEMIPRRPQEGLRPDSAGKATRSPGRGDTAGQRKENSGSGGQSAGQHWAKLRSESGYFSLERQRSGQTQASSGIPPGGPRSTTQASSVQRDVFQAASAQEAPQTSSLPRNTQRDTQWSTPRTSSPSRVSQRDTPRIMTTQRKNTPLSSPLRTTPETLKTSAPEDGPHATSPPCAQDSSLNRTTQRDSSRTSCAQRDNPRTSSPNRTTQRDNPRTSCSQRDNPRTSSPNRTTQRDNPRTSCAQRDNPRTSSPNRTTQRDNPRTSCAQRDNPRTSSPNRTTQRDNPRTSCAQRDNPRTSSPNRTTQRDNPRTSCAQKDNPRTSSPNRTTQRDNPRTSYSQRDNPRTSSPNRTTQRDNPRTSCVSQNTPRTPSTQVDKTTASCSRWEHLRSACTQRDNPRTISQGCTQKNNPRPSSPRRATQGSSSRNPSPHRTNKDIPWASFPLRPTQSDSPRTSSPSRSKQNQVPWASISLRPTQGDKPQTSPPTKLAHNDSPQQYSASLAISAPSSHNPGHPSASRTSAPLHPAPRGTPQTSLESSQPPCAVCIGHRDAPRASSPPRYFQYDPFPFFPDSRSSESESPHHEPPYMPPVVCIGHRDAPRATSPPRHTQFDPFPFLPDTSDAENESPQHDPPQFPPPVCIGYRDAPRASSPPRQFPEPSFFQDLPRASTESLVPSTDSLHEPPHIPTPVCIGHRDAPSFSSPPRQAPEPSLFFQDPPGTSMESLAPSIESLHGSPLLNPQVCIGHRDAPRASSPPRHPPSDVGLLAPSPPPGSSGSRGSAPPGETRHNLEREEYTMLADLPPPRRLAQRGPEPQAQGSNEGRTRSPGRAEVERLFGQERR